One window from the genome of Nicotiana tomentosiformis chromosome 5, ASM39032v3, whole genome shotgun sequence encodes:
- the LOC104114785 gene encoding filament-like plant protein 3, with translation MDRRSWLWRRKASEKSPSGSGETECSSVGSISSHSERFFDDQALQNHHTQSPEVTSKTAPSDEELNETVKTLSAKLSEALVNVREKEDLVKQHAKVAEEAVSGWEKAEAEVLIQKRLVETANQKNSILEERVKHLDGALKECLRQLRQAREEQAQNVQVAVAKTSCEWEFRKSELENKLLQLQSQLQSSKAEDSNVQDLQRKLEHAEKQNSILKLELVSISEELKLITSERDLSTHAAETASKQHLESITKVAKLEAESRMLKAFARKRSTVDDHKSTAASSAYIEPSADSLSDTGERLSTAENDSCKISGLEPNNYDQNSSYFLSSALVSELNQYKHEKPHRRDLIASSVEINLMDDFLEMEKLAARPDTVSESSNVRGAHMGEPILKTERRAIISQTAEAEKLAKMEVEKLKLEKELTECQDELKISKEQLKETKDNLIEVKAQLSMANDARRKLEPEFKATISKLKDLTEHLQKMEAEIVELKAQLSVANEAKKKTEAEVESANTRLKNLVERLEEAHADVAEFQAQLITTNEAKRAAEVEVEATNLKLKKSEFRLEETEVKLLGLQTQLEIVEGMKSGVEAELEATNAKKDLAESQLKAIEFELQTLLSKVDSLQEELCKESALHQETAAKLQKLEIDNSMIKSASQLQKATIVEEFKINKDKQMAIAASQFAECQKTIASIGWQLKSLATMDDFLIDSGEPLLIQ, from the exons ATGGACCGGCGGAGTTGGTTGTGGCGGAGGAAGGCATCGGAGAAGAGTCCGAGTGGCAGTGGTGAAACTGAATGCTCTTCTGTTGGATCCATTTCTTCCCATTCTGAGAGGTTCTTTGATGATCAG GCTCTTCAAaatcatcacactcaatcacctGAAGTCACATCTAAAACTGCTCCCAGCGATGAAGAACTTAATGAAACTGTCAAGACTCTGTCAGCTAAATTGTCAGAAGCTCTTGTGAACGTCCGTGAGAAGGAAGATTTGGTAAAGCAGCATGCAAAAGTAGCCGAGGAAGCTGTCTCAG GATGGGAGAAGGCTGAAGCTGAAGTGTTGATCCAGAAGAGACTAGTTGAGACAGCAAACCAGAAGAACTCAATCCTTGAAGAGCGCGTCAAACATCTTGATGGAGCACTTAAAGAGTGTCTAAGACAGCTTCGACAGGCAAGAGAAGAGCAAGCGCAGAATGTCCAGGTCGCTGTAGCCAAGACAAGTTGTGAGTGGGAGTTTAGGAAGTCTGAACTTGAAAATAAGCTTCTTCAGCTCCAGTCTCAACTGCAAAGTTCTAAAGCCGAAGACAGTAACGTTCAAGATCTTCAGCGTAAGCTTGAACATGCAGAGAAACAGAACTCAATCCTCAAGCTTGAGCTTGTTTCTATATCTGAGGAGCTCAAACTAATAACATCTGAGAGAGATTTAAGTACTCATGCTGCTGAAACAGCTAGCAAACAACACCTGGAGAGTATCACGAAGGTGGCTAAGCTTGAAGCAGAAAGCCGTATGCTCAAGGCATTTGCTCGGAAAAGATCAACAGTTGATGACCACAAGTCTACTGCTGCTTCCTCAGCTTATATTGAACCTTCCGCTGATAGTTTGTCAGATACTGGAGAACGGCTGTCTACAGCAGAAAATGATAGTTGCAAAATCAGTGGTTTGGAGCCAAATAATTATGACCAGAACAGTTCTTACTTCCTGTCTTCTGCTTTAGTTTCTGAATTGAATCAATATAAACATGAAAAGCCACATAGAAGAGACCTTATAGCATCATCTGTGGAGATAAATCTGATGGATGATTTTCTTGAGATGGAGAAGCTTGCAGCGCGTCCTGATACAGTGAGTGAAAGCAGCAACGTCAGAGGAGCTCACATGGGTGAACCCATTTTAAAAACTGAACGTAGAGCCATAATTAGTCAGACAGCTGAAGCTGAGAAGTTGGCAAAGATGGAGGTGGAGAAATTGAAACTAGAGAAGGAATTAACTGAGTGTCAGGACGAGCTTAAGATATCTAAAGAACAATTAAAAGAAACAAAGGACAATTTAATTGAGGTAAAAGCTCAGTTATCTATGGCAAATGACGCAAGGAGAAAATTGGAGCCTGAATTCAAGGCTACTATATCAAAGCTTAAAGACTTAACAGAACATTTGCAGAAAATGGAGGCTGAGATTGTGGAGCTCAAAGCACAGTTATCTGTGGCAAATGAAGCAAAGAAGAAGACTGAGGCAGAAGTCGAGTCTGCCAACACTAGGCTCAAGAATTTAGTTGAACGCTTAGAAGAAGCACATGCTGATGTAGCGGAATTCCAAGCTCAGCTCATTACAACTAATGAAGCAAAGAGAGCTGCTGAGGTTGAAGTTGAGGCTACCAATTTGAAGCTCAAGAAATCAGAATTTCGCTTGGAGGAAACTGAAGTCAAACTTTTAGGGCTTCAAACTCAACTAGAAATCGTGGAAGGAATGAAATCTGGAGTTGAAGCCGAACTTGAAGCTACCAATGCAAAGAAAGATCTGGCAGAGTCACAACTTAAAGCCATTGAATTCGAGCTGCAAACATTGCTTTCTAAAGTTGATTCTCTTCAAGAGGAGCTTTGCAAGGAAAGTGCTTTGCACCAGGAAACTGCTGCAAAGTTGCAGAAACTAGAAATCGATAATTCAATGATAAAATCTGCATCCCAGCTTCAGAAAGCAACTATTGTCGAGGAATTTAAGATCAATAAG GATAAACAAATGGCAATAGCAGCTAGTCAATTTGCAGAGTGCCAAAAGACGATCGCTTCTATTGGTTGGCAATTGAAATCCCTTGCTACCATGGATGATTTCTTGATTGACTCAGGTGAACCATTGCTGATACAATGA
- the LOC104114784 gene encoding rubisco accumulation factor 1.2, chloroplastic: protein MFSLTVNSPKLLSLSTPFLPTHPHPHPLPSITHKPNLNPKPITALIIPPSSGQQQQYSTQQQQQQLYQPFRPPPPLLPPKFRNLDTNSKLEVLANRLGLWYEYAPLIPSLTSEGFTPSTLEEITGLTGVDQNRLVVAAQVRDSLVESAALDEETLSYFESGGAELLYEIRLVSARQRADAATFLVKNGFDAKQAQDLARAIKDYPRRRVEYGWDKFNGDSPGDCLAFMYFRLAQEYAAAASEDLRRSSMEKALEVAESESARNLLVMELEGNEVAKESVIDDGVTVPLVRMKLGEVAESTIVVVLPVCKAEGRDVEVEAAPWECGGVGDFGIMEAEKDWRRWVVLPGWQPIAGLERGGVAVSFKSGNFLPWREKSKYKQEPVLVVADRGRTEVASEDGFYLVVDGGNGSNEEGLKVERGSTLKKRGVEQSLGIVLIVVRPPKWGDEDQLGEEDWD from the coding sequence ATGTTTTCTCTCACTGTAAACTCCCCTAAACTTCTATCTCTCTCCACCCCATTTCTCCctacccacccccacccccaccccctacCCTCCATAACCCATAAACCAAATCTCAATCCAAAACCCATAACTGCACTCATAATCCCTCCTTCTTCAGGCCAACAACAGCAATATTCAAcccaacaacaacagcaacaacttTATCAGCCTTTTAGACCTCCTCCTCCACTTCTCCCACCCAAATTCCGCAATCTTGACACAAATTCAAAGCTTGAAGTTTTAGCTAACCGCCTTGGCCTTTGGTATGAGTATGCTCCTTTAATACCTTCTTTAACAAGTGAAGGTTTCACTCCTTCAACTCTTGAGGAAATCACTGGCCTTACTGGAGTTGATCAGAATCGTTTGGTAGTTGCTGCCCAAGTTCGTGATTCTCTTGTTGAGTCTGCTGCTTTGGACGAAGAAACGTTGTCGTATTTTGAATCTGGAGGTGCTGAGTTATTATATGAAATTCGTTTGGTTAGTGCTAGGCAACGAGCTGATGCTGCAACTTTTTTAGTGAAGAATGGATTTGATGCAAAACAAGCTCAAGATTTAGCTAGAGCAATTAAAGATTATCCGCGTAGACGTGTGGAGTATGGTTGGGATAAGTTTAATGGTGATTCTCCTGGTGATTGTTTAGCTTTCATGTACTTTAGATTAGCTCAAGAATATGCTGCTGCAGCTTCTGAGGATTTGAGGAGGTCGTCAATGGAGAAGGCTTTAGAAGTTGCTGAGTCTGAAAGTGCGAGGAATTTGCTTGTAATGGAGCTAGAAGGTAATGAGGTTGCTAAAGAGAGTGTAATAGATGATGGGGTGACAGTGCCTTTGGTGAGAATGAAGTTAGGGGAAGTAGCTGAGTCGACGATTGTAGTGGTTTTGCCTGTTTGTAAGGCGGAGGGGAGGGATGTGGAGGTGGAGGCGGCGCCATGGGAATGTGGTGGCGTGGGGGATTTTGGTATCATGGAGGCGGAGAAGGATTGGAGGAGATGGGTTGTTTTGCCAGGATGGCAACCTATCGCGGGGTTAGAGAGAGGTGGAGTTGCAGTGTCGTTCAAGAGCGGGAACTTTTTGCCGTGGAGGGAGAAGAGCAAGTACAAGCAAGAGCCGGTTTTGGTAGTGGCAGATAGGGGAAGGACAGAAGTGGCGTCGGAGGACGGGTTTTATTTGGTGGTTGATGGTGGCAATGGGAGCAATGAGGAGGGATTGAAAGTGGAAAGAGGTTCTACTTTGAAGAAAAGAGGGGTTGAACAAAGCTTGGGGATTGTGCTTATAGTAGTTAGGCCACCAAAGTGGGGAGATGAAGATCAATTGGGTGAAGAAGATTGGGATTAA